One Companilactobacillus farciminis KCTC 3681 = DSM 20184 genomic window, AACTGGAGCATTTTGCATTGCAACGCCTAATCCAGCAATTTTTAACATCGGTACGTCATTGAAATTATCGCCCAAAGTCATCGTATTTGCTAAATCCAATTGATAAGTTTTAGCCAATTCACGTAAAGCTTTTTCTTTAGAAACATTGCTGTTAGTAATTTCTAAATAATTAGGTTTTGATAAGTAAAACGAACTATTTGAGAAACCTGACTGCTTGAAGTAATTTAAAGCACGTTGAATTTGCTCAGTTTCGCCAATCAACAACAATTTGTGAATTGGTACGGTATGTTCTGCAATTAGTTTTGGCAAGTTCTTAACGATTGGATCCATTTTAGTAATATCAGCTTCAACTTTAACCCACTTATCTAAATCATTGACATACCAATCAGAACCTGAATATAAATTGACAGAGACTTCTGGGAATTTTTGTCCAAGAATCGTAAGCATCTCTCCCACTTCAGGTACATTTAATTCATGTCTCAAAATAGTGGTATAGTTTTCTTCATGTAAATCTTTGACGACTAAAGCACCGTTATAACAAGCAATCGGATTGTCCAAAACATCCAAGTCTGCAGCAATCTGACGCATTCCTTCAGGAGATCTAGCAGAAGCCAAAACAAAGGGTACACCTTTTTGACGCAACTTCTTAATAGCGGCTTTTAAGCCAGTATCAATCACATTGTCATCATTTAAAATCGTCCCATCAATATCACTCAAAATCAGTTTAATTTCACTCATCAAAAAACCTCCTCTATTCTCATTATGACATGAATAACTAGGTGTTGCTAATAAGGTTTCAGAAGTACTGCAATATGCTAAAATTAAAATGATTATAGGGAGGTGAATTAATGAACGGACTCGCTTCGTACATGAATGAACTTCAAGGGATGTCAATTTATTGGGGGATTATTACGTTAATTCTTTTTGGCATTTTCTTGGGATTATGGCTCTACGAACCACGCCGATTAGTAAATGGGATTACTTTTACAATTTTCTTTATCAGTTTCTTGGCTGAATTAGCACTTTTGATTTTTAGCACCGCCAACTTAATATTCGTCACCACGATGGGAATTCTTTTCTTAGTTATCGTAGCTATCATCGTCATCACTTTAGCCATGATGTGGCTGCTTCTTTTGTGGAATGCTTTTATCGTTTGGAAAAGGGAAAGTCACACTTTGCCGAATATGTTGACATTACTGTTAGCAATATTCTTGATTGTCTTATGGTTTGCCAATACCTTCATGGCTGGACATTCTCAATTCTTGCCAGATTGGTTCAATGCTTTACTCGGCGGATTACCAATTGTTGGTACTTACTTAGTGATTTGCTCGTACAATTTCTTAGTAAACGTGCTGTTGTATCAATTCTTACCTAGACGTTATAAAGCTAATTACTTAATCGTCCTTGGTGCTGGCTTGATCAATGGAGATCAGGTTTCGACTTTACTAGGCAATCGTATCAAAGCAGCCATCAAATTTGCTCAAAAACAAGTTAAAAAAGGCCGTCCGGCACCAAAGATCGTCTTTTCTGGTGGTCAAGGTCCCGACGAAAAATTGTCTGAAGCTCAAGCGATGGCCGACTTTGCGATTGAACAAGGTTGGGATAAAGATTTGGTTCTTCTAGAAGATAAATCACGCAACACTTTGCAAAATATGCAATATTCTAAAGAACTGATTCAAAAAGATTTCGGCAGTGACAAAGCTTATATCAAGTTTTTTAGTAATAATTATCACATTTTTAGAGCTGGAATTTACGCCAAGATGGCACATTTAGCTGCTAACGGGGTTGGTGCTCCAACTCGCTTTTACTTTTTGCCCAATGCTTTAATTAGAGAATTCGTTGCCGTCTTCTTGATGAACAAGAAACGACATTTTATCGTAATTGGCCTAATTGCACTCTTCAGTTTACTAATGGTTATCATTACCATTTACACTAGCTTTGTGGCCAAGTAAAAAAAAGAAGCTTTCGGAGATATATACTCTGAAAGCTTCTTTTTCTGTTAATAATTACGTTGCAAAATAAAATAGGCACTTCTGATTTTATC contains:
- a CDS encoding Cof-type HAD-IIB family hydrolase, whose translation is MMSEIKLILSDIDGTILNDDNVIDTGLKAAIKKLRQKGVPFVLASARSPEGMRQIAADLDVLDNPIACYNGALVVKDLHEENYTTILRHELNVPEVGEMLTILGQKFPEVSVNLYSGSDWYVNDLDKWVKVEADITKMDPIVKNLPKLIAEHTVPIHKLLLIGETEQIQRALNYFKQSGFSNSSFYLSKPNYLEITNSNVSKEKALRELAKTYQLDLANTMTLGDNFNDVPMLKIAGLGVAMQNAPVEVQKCANVVTETNNQNGVSKAIEKYAL
- a CDS encoding YdcF family protein; its protein translation is MNGLASYMNELQGMSIYWGIITLILFGIFLGLWLYEPRRLVNGITFTIFFISFLAELALLIFSTANLIFVTTMGILFLVIVAIIVITLAMMWLLLLWNAFIVWKRESHTLPNMLTLLLAIFLIVLWFANTFMAGHSQFLPDWFNALLGGLPIVGTYLVICSYNFLVNVLLYQFLPRRYKANYLIVLGAGLINGDQVSTLLGNRIKAAIKFAQKQVKKGRPAPKIVFSGGQGPDEKLSEAQAMADFAIEQGWDKDLVLLEDKSRNTLQNMQYSKELIQKDFGSDKAYIKFFSNNYHIFRAGIYAKMAHLAANGVGAPTRFYFLPNALIREFVAVFLMNKKRHFIVIGLIALFSLLMVIITIYTSFVAK